In a single window of the Trypanosoma brucei brucei TREU927 chromosome 6, complete sequence genome:
- a CDS encoding homoserine kinase, putative (similar to Homoserine kinase (EC 2.7.1.39) (HK). (Swiss-Prot:Q10603) [Mycobacterium bovis;Mycobacterium tuberculosis]) yields MCVLPRKVVVRVPATTANMGPAYDSIGMALSIFAELTVEHSDAFSMSVEGEGCEEIQRDEQNMVVRACCLAFEYGNKKMPTLRFIMRSDIPYGCGCGSSSAAAVAGFVAGLQLCGHTMATGSEEELLQAIAKFEGHPDNAAPALYGGIQLCYKEHGGRVLTTRVPTPFALSVVLFIPREKMKENTHVTRGLIPDFVPLEDAVYNISCASILVLALSTGDLRTLRSCGDKIHEGQRGDALFPHFRPCVNAAKEAGAAYAFLSGAGPTVCALVGGRHGEVLTQPKEERVAERVALAMIDAACAVGVEGRVVITQPSDQGVHVVGAKPVRHNLVYVST; encoded by the coding sequence ATGTGTGTCCTTCCAAGGAAGGTTGTTGTACGTGTCCCTGCGACGACAGCCAACATGGGTCCTGCTTACGATTCAATTGGCATGGCACTATCAATTTTCGCTGAGCTTACGGTGGAACATTCAGATGCGTTCTCCATGAGTGTCGAGGGGgagggttgtgaagaaaTCCAACGAGACGAGCAAAACATGGTTGTGAGGGCTTGCTGCCTTGCCTTTGAGTACGGCAACAAGAAAATGCCCACTCTCAGGTTCATCATGAGGAGCGATATTCCATAtggttgtggttgtggttcCTCTTcggctgccgctgttgctgggTTTGTCGCGGGGTTGCAACTCTGCGGCCACACAATGGCGACGGGGAGCGAGGAGGAATTGCTTCAGGCCATTGCGAAGTTCGAAGGGCATCCTGACAACGCGGCTCCAGCGCTGTACGGTGGAATTCAGCTCTGCTACAAGGAACACGGAGGCCGCGTGCTTACCACTCGTGTCCCCACTCCATTCGCCCTCTCTGTCGTGCTCTTCATTCCACGTgaaaagatgaaggaaaaCACGCACGTTACACGCGGACTCATTCCCGATTTTGTGCCCCTGGAGGACGCTGTGTATAATATTTCCTGCGCCTCTATCCTTGTTCTTGCACTAAGCACGGGTGACCTTCGAACTTTGCGGTCGTGTGGTGATAAGATACATGAGGGACAACGTGGTGATGCTCTCTTTCCACACTTTCGTCCCTGTGTGAATGCCGCAAAGGAAGCCGGTGCCGCTTATGCGTTTCTTTCTGGTGCGGGGCCAACTGTGTGCGCTCTCGTTGGTGGTCGGCATGGGGAGGTTCTGACTCAGCCTAAGGAAGAGCGGGTCGCGGAGCGCGTCGCATTGGCCATGATTGATGCTGCGTGTGCGGTGGGTGTGGAAGGTCGGGTGGTGATCACGCAGCCTTCGGATCAGGGTGTGCACGTCGTGGGTGCTAAACCCGTTCGGCATAATCTTGTTTATGTATCGACTtag
- a CDS encoding ribosomal RNA assembly protein, putative (similar to Ribosomal RNA assembly protein mis3. (Swiss-Prot:O74777) [Schizosaccharomyces pombe;]), translated as MNAQVLVRSQQHLRNTHTDIYIYIYIYIYFTTLGALKEMTSSSKSKYHVPELTQDDVPGGACCVAETTFATQFPSYLESYIRSIWPAVETVLGQHQLTGKLDLMEGSMTVATTRRTWDPYAIVKARDFIRLLARNVPLAQAQKIFQTEITCDIIPISLKGKSTRRFIKRRDRLIGPKAQTLKALEILTGCYVLVQGKTVAVMGPVKGCQQVRKIVDDCMNNIHPIYGLKQLLIKRELAKREDLKHEDWSRFIPVYKKTLQNKEKAKAVKKAKKEKLQASLKKQANKEKSVFPPAPPKRKEDIAMESGKAFLVGQKRRKRDDFKME; from the coding sequence ATGAATGCGCAAGTGCTTGTTCGTTCACAACAGCATCTGAGGAACACGCacacagatatatatatatatatatatatatatatatatttcacgaCTTTAGGTGCACTGAAGGAGATGACGTCTTCGTCAAAATCCAAGTACCACGTGCCGGAGCTGACCCAAGATGATGTTCCCGGTGGAGCGTGCTGCGTGGCTGAGACCACATTTGCAACCCAATTCCCTAGTTATCTGGAGAGCTACATACGAAGTATTTGGCCAGCAGTGGAGACGGTCCTTGGGCAACACCAACTGACAGGGAAGTTGGACCTAATGGAGGGATCCATGACCGTTGCAACTACCCGTCGGACGTGGGACCCATACGCTATCGTCAAGGCACGTGACTTTATACGACTTCTCGCTCGAAATGTTCCCCTCGCCCAGGCGCAGAAAATATTCCAAACGGAAATTACTTGTGACATCATTCCCATCTCACTAAAGGGAAAGAGCACTCGCAGATTTATAAAACGGCGCGACCGACTCATTGGCCCCAAGGCCCAGACGCTAAAAGCTTTAGAAATTCTCACGGGCTGTTATGTTCTCGTTCAGGGAAAGACAGTAGCTGTGATGGGCCCCGTGAAGGGGTGCCAACAGGTGCGAAAGATTGTTGACGACTGCATGAACAACATCCATCCAATCTACGGTCTCAAGCAGCTACTCATCAAGCGGGAGCTCGCAAAACGTGAAGACCTAAAGCACGAAGACTGGAGCCGCTTCATTCCAGTTTACAAGAAGACCTTACAGAACAAAGAGAAGGCAAAGGCTGTCAAGAAAGCCAAGAAAGAGAAGCTTCAGGCTTCACTCAAGAAGCAAGCCAATAAAGAGAAATCCGTTTTTCCACCTGCTCCACCGAAGCGCAAGGAGGATATCGCCATGGAAAGCGGTAAGGCGTTCCTGGTAGGTCAAAAGCGGCGGAAACGCGATGATTTCAAGATGGAGTAG
- a CDS encoding S-adenosylmethionine decarboxylase proenzyme, putative → MSSCKDSLSLMAMWGSIARFDPKHERSFEGPEKRLEVIMRVVDGTHVSGLLAHDDDVWQKVIDAICAHIVSREFNEYIRSYVLSESSLFVMKDRVILITCGTITLLNCVPLICEAVSTVCGEVEWVSFMHKNYSFPWEQKGPHLSMAEEFKTLRSHFPSGQPFIFGPIDSDHYFLYFHSDVVQPSCSDDAQLSMTMYGLDRNQTKHWYSDKMLPTGPETAVIREATGLSEVVDDSWILHDLQYEPCGYSINAIRGSEYQTIHITPEEHCSFASYETNTCALNYSKCICGVLRVFDPERFSVIVFIDPDSAVGKSYHSGGTIGVEPEYYPNYEAHHRTVNEYTPGHWVLKVNYVKRAVGTVGTSAASGAKE, encoded by the coding sequence ATGTCCTCTTGCAAGGACTCTCTTTCGCTCATGGCGATGTGGGGTTCCATCGCTCGTTTTGACCCAAAGCACGAGCGAAGCTTCGAAGGGCCTGAGAAGCGCTTGGAGGTGATAATGCGGGTGGTGGACGGGACGCACGTTAGTGGTTTACTTGCACACGATGACGATGTGTGGCAAAAAGTTATTGATGCTATATGTGCACACATTGTTTCCCGTGAGTTTAATGAATACATTCGCTCCTACGTGTTATCGGAGAGCTCATTGTTTGTAATGAAAGATCGCGTGATTCTCATAACTTGTGGTACCATCACTCTTTTGAATTGCGTGCCGCTCATATGCGAGGCGGTGAGTACTGTTTGCGGCGAAGTAGAATGGGTTTCCTTCATGCACAAAAACTACAGTTTCCCGTGGGAGCAGAAGGGACCGCATCTTTCGATGGCGGAAGAATTTAAGACACTTAGGTCCCATTTTCCGTCGGGACAACCATTCATATTTGGTCCGATTGACAGCGACCACTACTTCTTGTATTTCCACAGTGATGTTGTTCAACCCAGCTGCAGTGACGATGCACAACTCAGCATGACCATGTATGGGCTTGATCGCAATCAAACGAAACACTGGTACTCGGATAAGATGTTGCCTACGGGTCCTGAAACCGCAGTGATACGGGAGGCAACGGGGCTCAGTGAAGTTGTAGATGATTCATGGATCCTTCACGACCTTCAGTATGAGCCATGTGGCTACAGCATAAATGCGATACGTGGTAGCGAGTATCAAACGATACACATAACACCTGAGGAGCACTGTTCGTTTGCATCATATGAGACGAATACGTGTGCTCTTAATTACTCGAAGTGTATCTGTGGAGTATTGAGAGTGTTCGACCCTGAACGGTTTTCTGTGATTGTATTTATTGACCCTGATAGTGCTGTGGGGAAGTCTTACCATAGTGGGGGAACGATTGGTGTGGAACCCGAGTATTATCCGAACTATGAAGCGCATCACCGTACAGTGAACGAGTATACACCGGGTCACTGGGTTCTGAAGGTAAACTATGTAAAACGTGCGGTTGGCACTGTAGGGACTTCCGCAGCTTCTGGAGCGAAGGAATGA
- a CDS encoding U6 snRNA-associated Sm-like protein LSm5p (identical to GB| AY551263 Trypanosoma brucei Lsm5p {Trypanosoma brucei}(PMID:14990572)): MSVKSERRSFLSFLGCRVSVDLDDGSTLVGRLVSFSPTSNLILTDAERRKPLKRRRGSIRNECYNCVLFVRGSSVLSVKHSSGVTTDATVIDSITGRQTVVSKTIQAASQSLDTPLR, from the coding sequence ATGTCTGTCAAATCCGAGCGGCGtagtttcctttccttcttgggCTGCCGCGTTAGTGTGGATTTGGATGACGGCTCCACACTTGTGGGCCGTCTTGTGTCCTTCAGTCCGACCTCGAACTTAATATTGACCGATGCGGAGCGTAGGAAACCACTTAAGCGCCGTAGGGGTAGCATCAGGAATGAATGCTACAACTGTGTGCTGTTTGTCCGCGGAAGCAGTGTGCTGTCGGTTAAGCATTCGAGTGGTGTCACGACGGATGCGACGGTCATTGACTCTATTACAGGGAGGCAGACAGTTGTGTCCAAGACAATACAGGCGGCGAGTCAAAGTTTGGACACTCCCCTCCGATAG
- a CDS encoding kinesin, putative, giving the protein MSDADVKEGTAAGDSVAVPESVVKPDEGRRSRGESTGGTAAGDTGVPKNIARCLVYCRLRPRNKTDFKNGGFQLVTVSGNDIVVKDQRFYKFDGAFGDECTQSDIFEAVAVPCITHAFKGFCSALMCYGQTGTGKSFTMCNTTPGQEGIIPRSAKLIFDKIQSDNARSYEVTGQFVQIYRDNLGDLMSATGRDRVDIHFDEQGGVELTGCSSHVLLSAQEFMRFYRIGNDRRVVTATAMNPESSRGHTALVLRIVSESPSDPEAGKLKGKITFIDLAGYERFSKTGITHDNPIMKDEAKCINASLLSLGHVVSCLSSGSRHIPWRDSKLTRILQDSIGGRSRTSIILTVGPSSDHLHETTNSLQFGLRAMDVKVTAKQSVHVDYQKLAQKLQSLLDERDERINLLEVQIASRDAERHELMERYNDRREDIDRRFEIEMAELKRTGASEEQMLNLREVYKAEVENLQEQQDEEFQYREEVYSKEIVHLIREQEHQEAKRRAEMKLAQDLIIAEFQKKLDNAREGTNDDLVRVLKQLSEKDAILASRANDTVRLHEHIEVLREQVKELGGVPIEEATFPETFLDVGQVEEMRNRLEADVQRHRAKGVELLAEVDRLSQLCSERLEEINRLRDENTQYRAALENSGISLNDTDDLTEFLSEKRTQMVDVSEMETLRVTMQADLDEAKAHNRELAREVEQLKFELTATAIPLTARLRCPPCATARGPSPFDAARNLCSTQRKPPQKDGTPSPNNTQNENLQRTVKQLTEQLEFSMRERKSLQDRVEAVETQLASHGVEVPGPYVPPIKLGFPGSAPVTSSETDAREPPEDTDMDVLLRVKEEEIDVLLETIERQEHLLNAARSNEEFHRRVICELQQQMVTAQIQVEDPQNAPPPVDAIAMDEYMSILRLVRESERKLAAQLAERDGEDGAEVEALLEKKDAELQMKEETILEKASKAQYAAKLCIRLKNQMLRCGITPCCELPDSYNELIEREEEELNEQLMCQDELLARLRSEEEEKHRMQNMLKSLNEERERQSSVIRTVQERCELVEKKQLVTAAHLSRLATEKSQREQILEETLRRATQELLDCKIKMAMEKEAGSPGVLKRFLRRLRSN; this is encoded by the coding sequence atgTCGGATGCCGATGTGAAAGAGGGAACGGCGGCCGGCGATTCAGTGGCCGTTCCCGAGTCGGTTGTAAAACCAGATGAAGGACGGCGGAGCAGAGGTGAGTCTACTGGCGGGACAGCTGCTGGGGATACCGGTGTGCCAAAGAATATAGCACGGTGTCTTGTTTATTGCAGGTTGAGGCCACGGAACAAGACTGATTTTAAGAACGGTGGGTTCCAACTAGTGACAGTAAGCGGGAATGATATTGTTGTGAAGGATCAACGCTTTTACAAGTTTGATGGTGCTTTTGGCGACGAATGTACACAAAGTGATATATTTGAAGCGGTGGCCGTCCCTTGCATAACACACGCATTTAAAGGTTTTTGCTCAGCGTTGATGTGCTACGGACAGACGGGTACAGGTAAGTCTTTCACTATGTGTAATACCACTCCTGGCCAAGAAGGCATCATTCCACGGTCCGCCAAACTTATTTTCGACAAAATTCAATCAGACAATGCGCGGAGTTATGAAGTGACAGGACAGTTTGTTCAGATTTACCGTGACAACCTTGGTGACTTGATGAGTGCAACTGGAAGGGACCGAGTGGATATTCACTTCGACGAACAAGGGGGCGTAGAACTTACCGGTTGCAGCTCCCATGTTCTTCTGAGTGCCCAAGAGTTTATGCGCTTTTACCGCATCGGCAATGACCGTCGGGTTGTAACTGCGACTGCTATGAATCCGGAGTCCAGCCGCGGCCATACAGCTTTAGTTCTCCGCATCGTATCAGAGAGCCCCAGCGACCCAGAGGCAGGTAAACTGAAGGGAAAGATTACATTCATCGACTTAGCAGGATACGAGCGTTTTAGTAAAACTGGTATTACACATGACAACCCCATTATGAAGGATGAGGCGAAGTGCATCAACGCCTCTCTTCTTTCACTTGGTCACGTTGTGTCGTGTTTGTCGTCAGGTAGCCGGCACATTCCTTGGCGTGATTCGAAGCTGACGCGGATCCTGCAGGACTCTATTGGCGGAAGGAGCCGTACCTCTATTATTTTGACTGTTGGGCCAAGTAGTGATCACCTCCACGAAACCACAAATTCACTGCAGTTTGGTTTGCGAGCAATGGATGTGAAGGTGACGGCCAAACAGTCGGTTCATGTGGATTACCAGAAGCTGGCCCAGAAGCTGCAATCACTCTTGGATGAAAGGGACGAGAGAATCAATTTACTCGAAGTGCAGATCGCTTCTCGTGACGCAGAAAGACACGAGTTAATGGAGCGTTACAACGATCGCCGGGAAGACATTGACAGACGTTTTGAGATTGAGATGGCTGAACTGAAGAGAACTGGTGCATCGGAAGAGCAGATGCTGAACCTGCGTGAAGTATACAAGGCTGAGGTGGAAAACCTCCAGGAGCAGCAAGACGAGGAGTTCCAATACAGGGAGGAAGTGTATTCAAAGGAGATCGTCCACCTTATTCGCGAGCAGGAGCATCAGGAAGCGAAGCGACGGGCAGAGATGAAATTGGCGCAAGATCTTATCATTGCGGAGTTCCAAAAGAAGCTCGACAACGCGCGTGAGGGAACAAATGATGATCTCGTCAGAGTTTTGAAGCAACTGTCCGAAAAGGACGCCATATTGGCCAGCCGAGCGAACGACACGGTGAGACTCCACGAACATATTGAGGTGCTCAGGGAGCAAGTGAAGGAGCTCGGTGGAGTGCCTATAGAGGAGGCGACGTTTCCCGAAACCTTTCTGGACGTTGGCCAGGTGGAGGAGATGCGGAACCGGCTGGAGGCGGATGTGCAACGCCATCGTGCTAAGGGTGTGGAATTGCTTGCGGAAGTGGATCGTCTTTCGCAGCTCTGCTCTGAGCGGTTGGAGGAGATAAACCGACTCCGCGACGAAAACACACAATATCGCGCCGCATTGGAAAACAGTGGCATTTCATTGAATGACACTGATGATTTGACGGAATTCCTTTCTGAGAAGCGCACTCAGATGGTGGATGTTTCTGAGATGGAAACTCTTCGTGTCACCATGCAGGCCGACCTTGATGAAGCGAAGGCGCACAACCGGGAGCTGGCGCGGGAGGTGGAGCAGTTGAAGTTTGAATTAACCGCAACCGCTATTCCACTCACAGCCCGGCTTCGATGTCCGCCGTGCGCAACTGCACGAGGTCCTTCCCCGTTTGACGCCGCGCGCAACCTGTGTTCGACGCAGCGTAAACCACCTCAAAAGGATGGCACGCCATCCCCAAACAACACTCAAAATGAAAACTTGCAAAGGACCGTGAAGCAGCTTACGGAGCAACTGGAATTCAGCATGCGTGAGAGGAAGTCGCTTCAGGACCGCGTTGAGGCTGTTGAGACGCAACTTGCTTCGCATGGTGTTGAGGTTCCGGGGCCGTACGTACCCCCAATCAAACTTGGTTTCCCCGGCTCTGCACCAGTGACGTCATCGGAAACAGATGCAAGGGAGCCACCGGAGGATACCGATATGGATGTGCTGCTCCGtgtaaaagaggaggaaatcgATGTGTTATTGGAAACAATTGAACGGCAGGAGCACTTGCTCAATGCTGCGAGGTCGAATGAAGAGTTTCACCGACGCGTCATTTGtgagttgcagcagcagaTGGTGACTGCGCAAATCCAGGTGGAAGATCCTCAGAACGCCCCTCCTCCTGTTGACGCCATTGCAATGGATGAGTATATGTCAATTTTGCGTTTAGTTCGGGAGTCCGAACGCAAGTTGGCAGCTCAATTGGCTGAGCGCGATGGAGAGGATGGCGCGGAGGTGGAGGCCCTGTTGGAGAAGAAGGATGCGGAACTACAAATGAAGGAGGAGACCATACTCGAGAAGGCGTCGAAGGCGCAGTATGCAGCGAAGCTCTGCATTCGTCTGAAGAACCAGATGCTGCGTTGTGGCATCACACCGTGTTGTGAGCTTCCAGACTCGTATAACGAGTTGATCGAGCGcgaagaggaggaactgaATGAGCAACTAATGTGCCAAGATGAACTGTTAGCCAGGCTTCGTtcggaggaggaagaaaagcatCGCATGCAGAATATGCTGAAATCACTTAATGAGGAGCGCGAGAGGCAATCCAGCGTCATTCGAACTGTTCAAGAGCGCTGTGAACtggtggaaaagaaacaattggTTACGGCAGCCCACTTGTCGCGATTGGCAACGGAAAAATCCCAGAGGGAGCAAATTCTTGAGGAAACGCTACGACGTGCAACACAAGAATTGTTGGATTGCAAGATTAAGATGGCcatggaaaaagaagcaggtaGCCCGGGTGTGTTAAAGCGTTTCCTCCGCCGCCTGCGCTCCAACTGA
- a CDS encoding eukaryotic translation initiation factor 3 subunit 7-like protein — translation MAFVLPQIHINEQSSWGPPEVQGGKIETTVGSLYHKREAVEPFDWLRVLEPVEGGRQREFTIVEDEKRNKILKSTRVKERRQVPDWSAPRRHQNSRRNFQNKPKRNITLPPDTVKVPSDAVILEQFRQAELAKMPNLTSLPTVSDISQHNRPPVYKNEMDKASCKAPIPLNEKETKVDFTRSDSFTDNVLRGILKSEPPGTYPIVVATDEVLALLMTCSRSVYSWHLHFYRVGRFYFISKVDGCNVEKQWVDETADVSRVPSETEVVETDRTSSLEAESSKVNNFFVAQSCTAARYQMDCEKSPFPGKHPRLYRYRRFVMHADTKDRYDLIVRCEVDAMQGDKHIRLFGLLEHCIKGEENDWRKMLASQTATCISEEYRRNAQKMARWIALCHLSGAHMKIGFISRCRKGAGVFDPLRHEVLATFTNDPSPLAAQLGIKVANMWTVADTIITAFVQSDFSEAALVKRSGDTSILLVEKCEEEFYEEEEDEEDDDEEDDDDDGEEDG, via the coding sequence ATGGCCTTTGTGTTACCCCAGATTCACATCAATGAGCAGTCCTCCTGGGGACCCCCAGAGGTTcaaggggggaaaattgAAACCACAGTGGGCTCATTATACCATAAGAGAGAAGCCGTTGAGCCGTTTGACTGGCTTAGGGTGTTAGAACCCGTTGAAGGTGGGAGGCAACGTGAATTCACGATCGTTGAggatgaaaagagaaacaaaatactAAAGAGCACGCGCGTGAAGGAGCGGCGTCAAGTTCCGGATTGGTCAGCTCCTAGGCGCCATCAGAATTCCCGCCGCAACTTTCAGAACAAACCCAAGCGAAATATCACCCTACCTCCCGATACCGTCAAGGTGCCGTCTGACGCTGTCATCCTTGAGCAGTTTCGACAGGCTGAGCTTGCCAAGATGCCAAACCTTACCAGCCTACCGACAGTATCTGACATATCACAGCACAACCGACCACCAGTGTATAAGAATGAGATGGATAAGGCATCCTGTAAAGCCCCGATCCCACTtaacgaaaaagaaacaaaggtgGATTTTACACGTTCGGATTCGTTTACCGACAATGTACTGCGTGGTATTCTCAAGAGTGAACCACCGGGCACTTACCCAATCGTCGTGGCAACTGACGAAGTGCTTGCACTCCTCATGACGTGCAGCCGAAGCGTGTACTCCTGGCATCTTCACTTCTATCGCGTCGGCCGTTTTTACTTTATATCGAAAGTTGATGGTTGCAACGTCGAGAAGCAATGGGTGGACGAAACTGCTGACGTGTCGCGTGTCCCTTCGGAGACCGAGGTGGTGGAGACCGACCGCACTAGCAGTCTCGAGGCGGAATCATCCAAGGTAAACAATTTCTTTGTTGCGCAGTCCTGTACGGCCGCTCGGTACCAGATGGACTGTGAAAAAAGCCCCTTTCCGGGGAAGCATCCTCGCTTGTACCGCTACCGCCGGTTCGTTATGCACGCTGACACCAAGGACAGGTACGATTTGATTGTCCGTTGCGAGGTGGACGCGATGCAAGGTGATAAACACATTCGACTCTTTGGGCTATTGGAGCACTGCATCAAAGGTGAGGAGAACGATTGGCGCAAGATGTTGGCTTCGCAGACCGCCACATGTATATCGGAAGAGTATCGGAGGAATGCGCAGAAGATGGCCCGCTGGATCGCCCTTTGTCACCTCTCGGGTGCACACATGAAGATTGGTTTCATTTCACGGTGTCGTAAGGGTGCCGGGGTGTTTGACCCACTTCGTCACGAAGTGCTTGCGACATTTACGAACGATCCTTCCCCACTCGCTGCCCAATTGGGTATAAAGGTTGCTAACATGTGGACGGTAGCGGACACCATCATCACGGCATTTGTGCAGTCAGATTTCAGTGAAGCAGCGCTTGTAAAGAGGTCGGGGGATACCTCAATCCTTCTAGTGGAGAAATGTGAAGAAGAATTttatgaagaggaggaggatgaggaggatgacgacgaagaggatgatgatgatgatggtgaggaaGACGGTTAG